One window of Bacillus alkalicellulosilyticus genomic DNA carries:
- the rfbG gene encoding CDP-glucose 4,6-dehydratase, whose amino-acid sequence MLDSKFWKGKKVFITGHTGFKGSWLSLWLTKLGAEVTGYALLPQTTPSMFDICNLKHMMDSRIGNIIDRENLEKIINEINPDIVFHLAAQPYVGESYKHPVETFETNVLGTVNVLEAVRRNLQKGANIRAVLNVTTDKCYVNKEWYWGYRENEPLGGKDPYSSSKACSELVTASYRDSFFTTTFPNVGIATARAGNVIGGGDWSPDRLIPQCLDAILKGQHLQLRNPLAIRPWQHVLEPLCGYLILAEKLYKQGSKYADAWNFGPDFSDCQTVEKVVQKLLRLFNSSINLKATNASFQEANLLMLDCSKAKTQLEWSPVWNLDEALKQIHIWTEEYKQNNDMRQVSISQINKYMRDFEQRVNLHA is encoded by the coding sequence ATGCTAGATTCAAAGTTCTGGAAGGGAAAGAAAGTCTTTATAACAGGGCATACGGGTTTTAAAGGTTCCTGGCTTAGTTTGTGGCTTACAAAACTAGGAGCAGAAGTTACAGGTTATGCTTTATTACCACAAACGACTCCTTCTATGTTTGACATTTGTAACCTAAAGCACATGATGGATTCTCGTATAGGCAATATTATCGATAGAGAAAATCTAGAAAAAATAATAAATGAGATTAATCCAGATATAGTCTTTCATTTGGCGGCGCAACCTTACGTGGGAGAGTCTTATAAGCATCCAGTTGAGACATTTGAAACAAATGTGTTAGGTACAGTGAATGTGTTAGAAGCGGTAAGAAGAAATTTACAAAAGGGAGCGAACATAAGAGCTGTTTTGAATGTAACGACTGATAAATGTTATGTGAATAAAGAATGGTACTGGGGTTATCGAGAAAATGAACCTCTTGGAGGAAAAGACCCTTATTCATCTAGCAAGGCATGTTCTGAGTTAGTTACTGCATCTTATCGTGATTCCTTTTTCACAACGACCTTTCCAAATGTTGGTATAGCGACAGCAAGAGCAGGTAATGTAATTGGTGGCGGTGACTGGTCTCCAGACCGACTTATTCCACAATGCCTTGATGCCATTTTAAAGGGGCAACATTTACAATTAAGAAATCCGTTAGCCATTAGACCTTGGCAACATGTGCTAGAGCCGCTTTGTGGTTATTTAATTTTAGCGGAAAAACTTTATAAACAAGGAAGCAAGTATGCAGATGCTTGGAATTTTGGACCAGACTTTTCTGATTGCCAGACTGTAGAAAAGGTCGTACAAAAGCTGTTACGACTATTTAACTCGAGTATAAATCTTAAAGCAACTAATGCTTCCTTTCAAGAAGCAAATCTTTTAATGTTAGATTGTTCAAAGGCGAAAACTCAACTTGAGTGGAGTCCGGTTTGGAATTTAGATGAGGCCCTAAAGCAAATTCATATATGGACAGAAGAATACAAACAAAATAACGATATGAGACAGGTATCAATATCGCAAATTAACAAGTATATGAGAGATTTTGAACAAAGGGTGAATCTACATGCTTAG
- a CDS encoding DUF1360 domain-containing protein, with product MLLHILDLFILALASFRLTRLIVFDSITEFLRRPFYSTEEVETNGITQHYIVLPESGVKRWFGELLTCFWCMGIWCSAFLYLGYLFLPFFFTPILIILAIAAIAALIEWGIQKFE from the coding sequence TTGCTGCTTCATATTTTAGATCTGTTCATTCTAGCTCTTGCGTCTTTCAGACTAACTAGGCTTATTGTTTTTGATTCTATCACTGAGTTTCTGAGACGACCTTTTTATTCAACAGAAGAGGTAGAGACAAATGGAATAACACAACATTATATAGTTTTACCAGAAAGTGGTGTTAAGCGATGGTTTGGTGAGTTGCTTACTTGCTTTTGGTGTATGGGGATTTGGTGTTCTGCATTCTTATATTTAGGCTATTTGTTTTTACCTTTTTTCTTTACTCCAATATTGATTATTTTAGCAATAGCTGCGATTGCAGCCCTAATTGAGTGGGGCATTCAGAAA
- a CDS encoding NAD-dependent epimerase/dehydratase family protein: MLSDNKKVVFLTGATGYIGSQLTKRLVTEGHEVHILTRPLSSLSMLHEVEKHISVHCYDGTYQSIENAISSVRPDIVFHLAAYAKLTYEPSEIEGLIKSNILLGTHLVEAMTKNKVTNLVNTSSFSQHYQQEVYLPNSLYAATKQAFEDILRYYTTFANLKVVSLTLFDNYGPDDPRPKLMNLLYKAAINQTELKMSPGEQLLDLLYIDDVINAYVIAGNRLLEERNLSVFEKFQVRSNRPLKLKQIVQLFEEISAFKLLIHWGGINYREGEIMIPWQGEEILPNWKPYFSLKEGLKRFLLLIRKN, translated from the coding sequence ATGCTTAGTGATAATAAAAAGGTTGTTTTTCTTACGGGAGCCACTGGATACATTGGCTCCCAGCTTACGAAACGGCTAGTTACAGAGGGTCATGAGGTTCATATACTCACTCGTCCGTTGTCATCGCTTTCAATGCTTCATGAAGTGGAGAAACATATTTCCGTTCATTGCTACGATGGAACCTATCAATCTATTGAGAATGCAATAAGCTCAGTACGTCCTGATATCGTCTTTCATTTAGCCGCTTATGCCAAACTAACGTATGAACCTAGTGAAATAGAAGGATTAATAAAAAGTAATATCCTACTTGGAACTCATTTAGTAGAAGCTATGACTAAAAATAAAGTAACAAATTTAGTGAATACGAGTTCTTTTTCACAGCATTATCAACAAGAAGTTTATTTGCCAAATAGTTTATATGCTGCAACCAAGCAGGCATTTGAAGATATATTACGTTACTATACGACTTTTGCCAATTTGAAGGTTGTTTCATTAACTCTATTTGACAATTATGGACCAGACGACCCTAGACCGAAGTTAATGAACTTGTTGTATAAAGCAGCGATAAATCAAACCGAGTTAAAAATGTCTCCTGGGGAGCAACTGTTAGATTTACTTTATATAGATGATGTGATTAACGCCTATGTGATTGCAGGAAATCGTCTCTTAGAGGAACGTAATCTTTCAGTATTTGAGAAATTCCAAGTAAGGAGCAATCGACCACTGAAGTTGAAACAAATTGTTCAGCTATTTGAGGAAATCAGTGCCTTTAAATTACTCATACATTGGGGCGGTATTAATTACCGGGAAGGGGAAATTATGATTCCCTGGCAAGGAGAAGAGATTTTACCAAACTGGAAGCCTTATTTTTCTTTAAAAGAAGGGTTGAAACGATTTTTATTACTAATAAGAAAGAATTAG